One stretch of Leadbetterella byssophila DSM 17132 DNA includes these proteins:
- a CDS encoding SAM-dependent methyltransferase produces the protein MKLYLLPMLLAENAHDRSLTPYSIQILKSLKVFFVENVKTTRRFLSSLKQGVVIDELRFIEMDQPFERYLEILANLGEDAGIISEAGCAGVADPGALVVEAGQQMGWTVQPLVGPNSILLALMGSGLNGQSFAFHGYLPIKAEERATKLKQLEREGAQKSQTQIFMETPYRNNQMLETLLKTLNPNTRLCIAADITSESEFIQTKSISSWKKKELPNLHKRPTIFLIL, from the coding sequence ATGAAACTCTACCTTCTCCCCATGCTTTTGGCTGAGAATGCACACGATAGGTCCTTAACCCCATATAGCATTCAAATCCTGAAATCTCTAAAAGTATTTTTCGTGGAGAATGTAAAAACTACCAGAAGGTTTCTATCATCTCTTAAGCAGGGCGTAGTCATTGATGAATTGAGGTTTATTGAGATGGATCAGCCTTTTGAACGCTATTTGGAAATCCTGGCTAATTTAGGTGAAGATGCAGGGATCATTTCCGAGGCAGGGTGCGCGGGTGTAGCAGATCCGGGTGCATTGGTGGTGGAGGCAGGGCAACAGATGGGTTGGACGGTACAGCCCTTAGTAGGCCCGAACTCCATCCTTCTAGCATTAATGGGTTCAGGTCTGAATGGACAATCCTTTGCCTTTCATGGATATTTACCTATAAAGGCAGAAGAAAGGGCAACTAAACTGAAACAGTTGGAAAGAGAAGGAGCGCAGAAGTCTCAAACGCAGATCTTTATGGAGACTCCGTATAGAAATAATCAAATGCTTGAGACCTTGCTTAAAACCCTAAATCCAAACACGCGTCTGTGCATTGCAGCTGATATTACCTCTGAATCAGAGTTTATACAAACCAAGAGTATAAGTTCATGGAAGAAAAAAGAACTTCCGAACTTACACAAGAGACCCACAATTTTTCTTATTCTCTAG
- a CDS encoding HAD family hydrolase, with product MKNAVIFDMDGVIAHTNPYHSLAFREFFKKRDLYPTDEEFAQHMFGKSNSYILAHFLGRKIEGEEFRSMEEEKEGLFRAIYADHVKDIDGYLTFLADLKQNGFLTGVATSAPRANLDLIMGKLGFGPYMESILASENVTKHKPDPEVYLKSAANLGIEPERCIVFEDSFSGITAATRAGMRVVGVLSSHTKEELPPCAMYIENYLNIKAADILNLLAS from the coding sequence ATGAAAAATGCCGTCATCTTTGATATGGACGGGGTTATTGCACATACTAACCCGTACCATTCTTTAGCTTTCCGTGAATTCTTTAAAAAGAGAGACCTTTATCCTACAGATGAGGAGTTTGCTCAACATATGTTTGGAAAGAGTAATAGTTATATCCTTGCACATTTCCTAGGTAGAAAAATAGAAGGCGAGGAGTTTCGTTCCATGGAAGAGGAAAAAGAAGGATTATTCAGAGCCATTTATGCAGATCACGTAAAGGATATCGATGGATATCTAACATTTTTAGCTGATTTGAAGCAAAACGGTTTTCTGACTGGAGTAGCCACTTCTGCACCACGGGCTAATTTGGATCTGATCATGGGTAAGTTAGGTTTTGGTCCATACATGGAATCCATTTTAGCCTCAGAGAACGTAACAAAGCATAAACCTGATCCGGAGGTATATCTTAAATCTGCGGCAAATCTTGGAATTGAACCTGAGCGCTGTATAGTATTTGAAGATTCTTTTTCAGGTATAACAGCAGCAACCCGGGCAGGTATGAGGGTGGTAGGAGTCCTATCTTCTCACACCAAAGAGGAATTGCCTCCATGTGCCATGTATATTGAGAATTATTTGAATATTAAAGCTGCTGATATTTTAAATCTCCTAGCCTCATGA
- the uvrA gene encoding excinuclease ABC subunit UvrA, with product MKNTISEADLDRLDPKEYIIIKRARVNNLKNVSVAIKRNTLTVVTGLSGSGKSSLAFDTLYAEGQRMYVESLSSYARQFLGRMEKPEVDYIRGISPAIAIDQKVSTRNSRSTVGTSTEIYDYMKLLFARIGETFSPISGEKVSKDTVTDVVNHIFSYPEGTRVMVLSPLIPKDDRSMKQELELLLKKGFNRVVVGADTVQIEDLLSSGTEVEEVKILVDRAVVNLDEEGSPREDTQFRLSDSVQTAFFEGNGTCEIEIRTEEGRKIVAFSDRFERDGIQFEEPSINLFTFNNPYGACRRCEGFGSVLGLDPELVFPDKKLSVFEGAIAPWRSEKMGEFLQPLIRNGIRFDFPIHRAIKDLDPEQYQLLWDGNEYFTGLTDFFKHLEEQSYKIQYRVMLSRYRGRTVCPDCRGSRLRKDASYVKVNGKSIVDLVLLPIDELAEFFKDIQLNPYQEKVAKRILIEINNRLDFMQRVGLGYLTLNRLSKTLSGGESQRIRLATSLGSALVGSMYILDEPSIGLHPRDTERLVSVLKSLRDLGNTVIVVEHEEEVMKASDDIIDIGPDAGVNGGNLVFQGPWTTQAAPGTSHTLDFLHGHETIPTPLHRRKFLDFLSINGARENNLKNLDVKIPLGIFTVVTGVSGSGKSTLIRKILYPVLDRLVGESRSGEDPGKYDELTGSVSRISQVEMVDQDPIGKSSRSNPITYIKAYDTLRALMADQPLAKQRDYKPAHFSFNVDGGRCEACQGEGYQTIEMQFMADVKLLCESCGGKRFKKEILDVTYLDKNISDILGMSVDEALNFFRETQPKLAEKIQPLQDVGLGYIGLGQASNTLSGGEAQRVKLAYFLGKGNAEKGKTLFIFDEPTTGLHFSDIHKLLKAMNALVDQGDTVVVIEHNMEVIKCADWIIDMGPEGGEKGGFLCFEGTPEEMIQLENNHTARFLKEKMS from the coding sequence ATGAAGAACACAATTTCTGAGGCGGACCTCGACCGTTTAGATCCCAAAGAATATATTATCATCAAAAGGGCTCGGGTGAACAACCTGAAAAACGTAAGTGTTGCGATCAAAAGGAATACGCTTACGGTAGTTACAGGGTTATCCGGAAGTGGAAAGTCTTCCCTGGCTTTTGATACCCTTTACGCGGAAGGTCAGCGTATGTACGTAGAAAGCTTAAGTTCATATGCACGTCAGTTCCTGGGAAGAATGGAGAAGCCGGAGGTAGATTATATAAGAGGTATTTCTCCGGCCATAGCTATTGATCAGAAAGTCAGTACCAGAAACAGTAGATCTACGGTGGGTACTTCCACTGAGATCTATGATTATATGAAATTACTCTTTGCTAGGATTGGAGAAACATTCTCTCCTATTTCCGGCGAAAAAGTAAGCAAAGACACCGTCACAGATGTAGTAAATCATATCTTTTCTTATCCTGAAGGTACCCGAGTAATGGTCTTGAGCCCCCTTATCCCTAAGGATGACCGGAGCATGAAGCAAGAACTTGAGTTACTCCTTAAGAAAGGCTTTAACCGGGTCGTGGTAGGAGCAGATACCGTACAGATAGAAGATTTATTGAGTTCCGGCACAGAAGTAGAGGAAGTAAAGATACTCGTGGATAGAGCCGTAGTAAACTTGGACGAGGAAGGCTCTCCTAGAGAAGATACACAGTTCCGTTTGTCCGATTCCGTACAAACGGCCTTTTTTGAAGGAAATGGAACTTGTGAGATTGAGATTAGAACAGAAGAAGGCAGGAAGATAGTAGCGTTTTCAGATCGTTTTGAAAGAGACGGAATACAATTTGAAGAACCAAGCATCAACCTCTTCACCTTTAATAACCCCTATGGTGCATGTAGAAGGTGTGAAGGTTTTGGAAGTGTTCTAGGCCTAGATCCGGAATTGGTATTTCCTGATAAGAAACTAAGTGTATTTGAAGGAGCCATAGCTCCCTGGAGAAGTGAGAAAATGGGAGAATTTCTCCAACCCTTGATACGCAATGGAATCCGATTTGATTTCCCTATACATAGAGCCATAAAGGACTTGGATCCGGAGCAATACCAGTTACTATGGGACGGAAACGAATACTTCACAGGACTGACTGACTTCTTCAAGCATCTTGAAGAGCAATCCTATAAAATTCAATACCGTGTGATGCTTTCCCGATACAGAGGAAGAACGGTTTGTCCGGACTGTAGAGGTTCCAGATTAAGGAAAGATGCCTCCTACGTGAAGGTCAATGGGAAGTCTATCGTGGATTTGGTACTTCTGCCAATAGATGAGTTGGCCGAGTTTTTTAAGGATATACAACTCAACCCTTACCAGGAAAAGGTAGCCAAGCGTATCCTAATAGAAATCAACAATCGTTTGGATTTCATGCAAAGAGTTGGTCTAGGTTACTTAACCTTAAACAGATTATCCAAGACCCTCAGTGGTGGTGAAAGCCAAAGAATCCGATTAGCTACTTCACTAGGATCTGCACTGGTAGGATCCATGTATATTCTGGATGAGCCTAGCATAGGTCTTCACCCTAGGGATACTGAGCGATTAGTCTCTGTACTTAAATCACTTCGAGATTTAGGTAATACAGTCATCGTGGTGGAGCATGAGGAAGAAGTCATGAAGGCTTCAGACGATATCATTGACATAGGACCGGATGCGGGAGTAAATGGAGGGAATCTGGTATTCCAAGGACCGTGGACCACCCAGGCAGCACCCGGCACTTCCCATACTTTGGACTTCTTACATGGGCATGAGACTATACCTACTCCCCTACACAGAAGGAAGTTTTTAGATTTCTTAAGCATCAACGGTGCCAGAGAAAATAACTTGAAGAACCTGGATGTAAAGATTCCTTTAGGCATATTTACCGTAGTGACAGGAGTGAGTGGCTCTGGTAAATCTACCTTGATTAGAAAGATACTATATCCTGTTTTGGATAGATTAGTAGGAGAGTCTCGTTCAGGAGAAGATCCGGGTAAATACGATGAGTTAACCGGGAGTGTAAGCAGGATTTCTCAAGTAGAAATGGTAGATCAAGATCCCATAGGAAAGTCCAGCAGATCTAATCCCATTACCTATATCAAAGCATATGATACATTAAGGGCATTAATGGCTGATCAACCCCTCGCTAAACAAAGGGACTATAAACCCGCCCACTTTTCCTTTAACGTAGACGGTGGTAGATGTGAGGCTTGCCAAGGGGAAGGTTATCAAACCATAGAAATGCAATTTATGGCAGATGTCAAATTGCTTTGTGAAAGTTGTGGAGGCAAAAGATTCAAAAAAGAGATTCTAGACGTCACATACCTGGACAAGAACATTTCAGACATACTTGGAATGAGTGTAGATGAAGCCCTGAACTTCTTCAGAGAGACTCAACCAAAACTGGCTGAAAAGATTCAACCTTTGCAAGATGTAGGTCTAGGGTATATTGGTCTTGGTCAGGCTTCCAATACCCTATCAGGTGGTGAAGCACAGAGGGTAAAATTAGCGTACTTTTTAGGAAAAGGAAACGCGGAAAAAGGTAAAACCCTATTTATATTTGACGAACCTACTACCGGTTTACATTTCAGTGATATTCATAAGCTCCTTAAAGCCATGAATGCATTGGTAGACCAAGGAGACACTGTAGTAGTGATCGAACATAACATGGAGGTGATTAAATGTGCCGACTGGATCATTGACATGGGCCCGGAAGGCGGGGAGAAAGGTGGATTCCTCTGTTTTGAAGGTACACCGGAAGAGATGATACAATTGGAAAACAATCACACTGCCCGATTCCTGAAAGAAAAAATGAGCTAA
- a CDS encoding amidohydrolase family protein: MRIDAHQHFWTYNTKDYGWIEDERIQRDFGPQDLKPLLEQHHIDGCVLVQVNQTEEETQHFHQIALENEIVKAVVGWTDLFSPALEERLQEYKKLPKVKGFRHIVQGEPVGFMKNPEFVKGVKLLGKYGFTYDILIYPTQMKDAVHLVRECPDVTFILDHLAKPYIREQKVQPWANYMKELGSFPNLYCKVSGMVTEAAKLWRREDFQIYMDFALASFGMERLMYGSDWPVCLSAADYSTQLALVEGNFNRHEGIFGLNAIKAYGIY; the protein is encoded by the coding sequence ATGAGAATTGATGCACATCAACACTTCTGGACCTATAATACAAAAGATTATGGGTGGATTGAGGACGAGAGAATCCAAAGGGACTTCGGTCCCCAAGATTTAAAACCTCTACTTGAGCAACATCACATAGATGGTTGTGTATTAGTACAGGTTAACCAAACGGAAGAGGAGACGCAACATTTTCATCAAATCGCTTTGGAAAATGAAATTGTAAAGGCAGTAGTTGGCTGGACGGATCTTTTTTCTCCAGCATTGGAGGAGCGACTACAAGAATACAAAAAACTTCCAAAAGTCAAAGGTTTCAGACATATTGTACAAGGGGAGCCAGTAGGCTTCATGAAGAATCCGGAATTCGTAAAGGGGGTAAAATTACTAGGCAAGTATGGCTTCACCTATGACATCCTAATTTACCCCACACAGATGAAAGATGCCGTTCATCTGGTCAGAGAATGTCCGGATGTTACCTTTATCTTAGACCATTTGGCCAAGCCTTATATTCGGGAACAAAAGGTGCAGCCCTGGGCTAATTACATGAAGGAACTAGGATCTTTCCCTAATCTATATTGTAAAGTTTCGGGTATGGTGACAGAAGCTGCTAAACTATGGAGAAGAGAAGATTTTCAAATCTATATGGACTTTGCTTTAGCTTCTTTTGGTATGGAAAGATTAATGTACGGATCCGACTGGCCCGTATGTTTATCCGCTGCAGATTATAGCACCCAATTGGCCCTTGTGGAGGGCAATTTTAATAGGCACGAGGGGATCTTCGGGTTAAATGCAATAAAGGCTTACGGGATATACTAG